Proteins found in one Hevea brasiliensis isolate MT/VB/25A 57/8 chromosome 18, ASM3005281v1, whole genome shotgun sequence genomic segment:
- the LOC110637485 gene encoding CCG-binding protein 1 produces the protein MIKSSLIRSCSSPLLVEAKDFHRTNCSCRKAVSTITCSSSSSSSSSTSSRSSPHIPKLEPFSRTRLERAIKEPPLIEKSENELADYCSTLEGDDSYSCWKAYFELKDLERESPKEDVEKLILQAGGVKSLIGCLHGISSMQKGRQNGFGLMAPMTVEKERDGPCPIPDGLPKSKEELEEEERARMPDSPYTRLLRTKGSFPAWYTPTPDHETD, from the exons ATGATAAAGTCCTCTCTTATTCGTTCTTGTTCCTCTCCTTTGCTTGTCGAAGCTAAGGATTTCCATCGTACAAATTGTTCCTGCAGGAAAGCTGTTTCAACCATcacttgttcttcttcttcttcctcttcctcttccacTTCCTCAAGGAGCAGTCCTCACATTCCTAAGCTCGAGCCGTTTAGCCGAACCAGGCTCGAAAGAGCTATCAAGGAACCGCCGTTGATTGAGAAGTCCGAGAATGAACTCGCCG ATTATTGTTCGACGCTTGAAGGTGATGATTCTTATAGCTGCTGGAAAGCGTATTTTGAGCTGAAAGATTTGGAA AGAGAGTCACCGAAAGAGGATGTAGAGAAGTTGATTCTGCAAGCAGGTGGAGTGAAGTCCTTGATCGGATGCTTACATGGAATTTCCTCGATGCAAAAAGGAAGGCAGAATGGTTTTGGTTTAATGGCACCAATGACTGTGGAGAAAGAAAGAGACGGACCATGTCCAATACCAGACGGATTGCCAAAATCTAAGGAAGAGCTAGAAGAGGAAGAGAGAGCTAGAATGCCTGATTCACCTTATACTAGATTACTCAGAACTAAAGGAAGCTTTCCTGCTTGGTACACTCCTACTCCTGACCATGAAACAGATTGA